GGCTTTACCACTAGATGCGGATATGACAGAATACTTCTCAATTTTTAATATGAGTGTTAACATCTTCTCACTCATTTCATCATCATCAACAACACAAATCGTATGAGGCATTTATTACTCCAAACTAATCCTAAACTAGTGCTAAGGAAGGTTTTGTCAATGGATAAAAATTTCTACTTACCAAAGTATTTGGTAAGGCACGTTCAAATGTTGAATGGGGTTGACGAGTTTTAAGCTAGGGTTATTCTTGGTGGAGGTAAACATTTCTTTTTACATTGGACTCTTACATTTATGCGTGTTTCCTGAGCAGGATGAAAAATTTCATTTTATATGTTCTAAAGAAATGCGATATCCGCTTGATGTACAGGGGAATATATTTTAGTTTCAAATTGTAGATAAGGAGATAAAAACAAATGAAAATTGATATTGGAATTTCAGATGAACATAGGAAAAATATCGCAGAAGGATTAAAAAGCCTTCTTTCTGATACCTATATGCTGTATTTAAAAACACACGGATATCATTGGAACGTAACAGGTCCAATGTTTGACACTCTGCATAAAATGTTTATGGCACAATACACAGAATTATGGAATGCAGTGGATCCGATTGCAGAAAGAATTCGTTCTCTTGGTTTTTTTGCTCCCGGAACTTATGCTGAAATGAGTAAACTCACTAACATGAAAGAGGATACGGAAGTTCCTAAGGCACAGGCGATGATTAATAATGTAATTATCGGTCACGAAACTGTAATTAGAACGGCCAGAAAAATATTCGATGTAGCGGAAGAAGGCAAAGATCAAGCTACTATGGATTTGCTCACACAGAGATTAGATATTCACGAAAAAACTGCTTGGATGTTACGTTCCCTTACTGAACAGTGAGCTTCAAACTTTTGTAGAAATTCGTTCTGTAGCGATAAAGCGGTCTATTAGACATACATAGTATTTGATGACTATCGCTTTTCTCGAGAGGTATTAGAATTCGATAATAATTATGCGATAGACGCTAAAAAGAAAATGTCTATCTAAGATGTATCAAAAGAATTTGATACATCTTAGATTATTTGTCTTATTAACTCACCTTACGCTATCGCTATTATCATTGCTTCTCAAAAGCAATGATTGAGTTCGGGTCAGTTATTAATATTTTAACATTTGAAAGAAGTCATTTCCTTTGTCATCGACGACAATAAAGGCCGGAAAATTTTCTACTTCAATCATCCACACGGCTTCCATACCTAGTTCGGGAAAATCTAGAACTTCTACTTTTTTAATATTTTCCTTTGCGAGGAGAGCTGCCGGACCACCAATAGAGCCTAAATAGAACCCGCCATTTTTCTTGCAACTTTCCGTTACAACATTGGAACGATTTCCTTTTGCAAGTGTAATCATGGAAAAACCCTTTTCTTGAAATATTGGAACATAACTGTCCATTCGTCCTGCCGTAGTCGGTCCGAAAGATCCAGAAGGCATTCCTTCAGGTGTTTTAGCTGGACCTGCATAATAAATTGGATGATTTTTAAAATATTCTGGTAAAGGTTCCCCTTTATCTAATTTCTCTTTTAATTTCGCGTGAGCAATATCTCTGGCTACTACTAATTTTCCGCTCAGCATGACCCTTGTTTTGACAGGATACTTAGTTAGAATTTCTAGAATTTCTTTCATGGGTTGATTCAAATTAATATGTACGGCTTCTACTGAAGTTTGAATTTGTTCAAATTTTGGAAGAAATTTAGATGGGTTATATTCAAGTTCTTCTAGATAAATTCCTTTTTTTGTAATTTTTGCTTTTATGTTTCTGTCTGCACTACAACTTACACCAAGACCAACTGGGCAAGATGCGCCATGGCGAGGCAGTCTGATAATTCTAAAATCGTGTGCTAAATATTTCCCGCCAAACTGTGCACCAATTCCTGATTTTTGAGCTGCTATTAACATTTTTTCTTCTAATTCTAAATCTCTAAAGGCAAATCCTTCTTTGCCTCCACTCGTAGGTAAGTGATCTAGATATCCCGTTGAAGCTAATTTAACAGTTTTTAAATTCATTTCTGCGGAAGTTCCACCTATAACGATAGCAATATGATATGGAGGGCAAGCGGCAGTTCCTAAGTTACTTACTTTTTCTGTAATGAATTTTTCTAGTGAAGTTGGATTTAATAATGCTTTTGTTTCTTGAAAAAGATATGTTTTATTTGCGGAACCTCCTCCTTTAGCAAGGAATAAAAATTTATATTCATTTCCTTCTGTGGCATATATGTCAATTTGTGCAGGTAAGTTTGAGCCAGAGTTTTTTTCCTCATACATCGTATATGGTATGACTTGCGAATAACGGAGATTTCTCTCTACATACGTATTAAATATTCCTCTCGATAATGCTTCTGAATCATTTCCGCCGGTTATTACATATTCTCCTTTTTTGGCAACTACAATGCCGGTACCTGTATCCTGACAAGAAGGTAGTTGTAATTCTGCTGCAATAACAGCATTTCTGAGTAAGGCAGTAGCGACAAATTTGTCATTATCCGTTGCCTCTGGGTCATCTAGGATTTTTCTTACTTTTTCTAGGTGCCCGGGTCTTAAGAAAAAAGAAACATCTTCCATAGCTTTTTGAGCAAGGAAAGTCAAAGCTGCTGGTTCAACTTTCAAAATTTCTCTATCACCAAATTGAACTGTCGATACATAATCGGTAGTTAATAATTTATATGGAGTTGTATCTTCTCCTGTGGGAAATGGATCGTTATAAAAAAAATCAGGCATACTAGTTCCTTTTTGTATATTTAATTAATTAAAGTATTTGTAAAAATACCACTGGCAAAAATTTACTTTAGTCGAAATACAATTTTCGATTTCAAATTAATACTTATATGTAAAATATTATTATTAGTGTGACTTTGTCAAGTCGCCAAACTTTAAAATTATTTTCTATTTAAACTCATTGTTAAAATTCTTACGATTTATCATTTTACTACCCTCTCATTTATTCCCGCTTCTGACTCCCAAAAAACGGTGCTTGTCCAATAGTCGAAGGGAAGAAAAGAAAGCCCGACAAAGCTTCGAGAACATCAGCATTAT
This sequence is a window from Leptospiraceae bacterium. Protein-coding genes within it:
- a CDS encoding DNA starvation/stationary phase protection protein — protein: MKIDIGISDEHRKNIAEGLKSLLSDTYMLYLKTHGYHWNVTGPMFDTLHKMFMAQYTELWNAVDPIAERIRSLGFFAPGTYAEMSKLTNMKEDTEVPKAQAMINNVIIGHETVIRTARKIFDVAEEGKDQATMDLLTQRLDIHEKTAWMLRSLTEQ
- a CDS encoding fumarate hydratase, coding for MPDFFYNDPFPTGEDTTPYKLLTTDYVSTVQFGDREILKVEPAALTFLAQKAMEDVSFFLRPGHLEKVRKILDDPEATDNDKFVATALLRNAVIAAELQLPSCQDTGTGIVVAKKGEYVITGGNDSEALSRGIFNTYVERNLRYSQVIPYTMYEEKNSGSNLPAQIDIYATEGNEYKFLFLAKGGGSANKTYLFQETKALLNPTSLEKFITEKVSNLGTAACPPYHIAIVIGGTSAEMNLKTVKLASTGYLDHLPTSGGKEGFAFRDLELEEKMLIAAQKSGIGAQFGGKYLAHDFRIIRLPRHGASCPVGLGVSCSADRNIKAKITKKGIYLEELEYNPSKFLPKFEQIQTSVEAVHINLNQPMKEILEILTKYPVKTRVMLSGKLVVARDIAHAKLKEKLDKGEPLPEYFKNHPIYYAGPAKTPEGMPSGSFGPTTAGRMDSYVPIFQEKGFSMITLAKGNRSNVVTESCKKNGGFYLGSIGGPAALLAKENIKKVEVLDFPELGMEAVWMIEVENFPAFIVVDDKGNDFFQMLKY